One genomic region from Candidatus Xiphinematobacter sp. encodes:
- a CDS encoding TolC family protein: MPFYSRQSSWLSPTLTANFSASGVLSVTPPLTDDGISRIRFAKKKEPVIGNTKKLTLNDAVRYALRHNPEILRSIQQIRSIHGKLISTRAQLLPRLIATIALRDAPSSPVPPAFSEVSPADSSPTKLPSRHGVANRLSWNAQLSVQQLIFDGGGKLASMQAVKHQEAMSFFALCGTIDSVIAQVKTAFFRVILNRTLVAVQERSVAMLENQLENQKRRYQVGTAPKLSVLQAQAATASAASTLVTVQNDLRISQHQLVKLLGMNYAGYAEIPLHVIGDLEVRFHTISPAESVREGLTRNSTLKAQREHVLSQVALVQEVLSGRYPKITLGGGYLIQDNARSYIGGWFCGLNGTWNILGGSGQVRQSKAQLKQSVISYNDNVRSIVASVQKNVANLRQAQEIIRSQQASVVQAMEELRLAREQCDSGIGTQLEVFDAKIKLLQSQAAVLQARFGYIQALAQYESILSLNTLHIEPRDLLTDKEKQRFERAMVLDKTLPIVQAMRLSE; encoded by the coding sequence ATGCCCTTCTATTCTCGACAGTCCAGTTGGCTGTCGCCAACCCTCACGGCCAACTTTTCCGCCTCTGGAGTACTCTCCGTAACACCACCACTTACTGACGATGGAATTTCTCGTATCCGTTTTGCTAAGAAGAAGGAGCCCGTAATCGGTAATACTAAGAAGCTTACTCTCAACGATGCCGTACGATATGCGCTTCGGCATAATCCAGAAATCCTGCGTTCTATTCAGCAAATCCGATCTATCCATGGGAAGCTTATTAGCACGCGCGCCCAGCTTTTACCACGACTTATCGCAACTATCGCTCTTCGAGATGCGCCATCTTCACCTGTCCCTCCTGCCTTCAGTGAAGTTTCACCTGCAGATAGTTCCCCAACAAAATTGCCTAGTAGGCATGGCGTGGCGAATCGCCTTTCTTGGAATGCGCAACTCAGCGTCCAACAGCTGATATTCGACGGAGGAGGAAAACTAGCTAGCATGCAAGCCGTCAAGCACCAGGAAGCCATGTCCTTCTTTGCCCTCTGTGGCACGATTGATAGCGTTATCGCGCAGGTCAAGACTGCATTCTTTCGAGTCATTCTCAACCGCACTCTCGTCGCAGTCCAGGAGCGATCAGTTGCTATGCTAGAAAATCAGCTAGAAAACCAAAAGAGGCGTTACCAGGTGGGCACCGCTCCGAAGCTTAGCGTACTGCAGGCGCAAGCGGCTACAGCTAGCGCAGCGTCTACTCTTGTTACGGTTCAAAACGACTTACGTATTTCTCAACATCAACTTGTCAAACTTCTTGGAATGAACTACGCGGGGTATGCAGAGATTCCCTTGCATGTGATAGGGGATCTAGAAGTGAGGTTCCACACCATCTCACCGGCAGAGTCCGTTCGAGAAGGACTTACTCGGAATTCGACTCTAAAAGCTCAGCGAGAACACGTCCTCTCGCAGGTAGCCCTAGTTCAGGAAGTCCTTTCCGGCAGATATCCCAAGATCACGTTAGGTGGCGGATACCTCATTCAAGATAACGCTCGTTCCTACATTGGAGGATGGTTTTGTGGCCTTAATGGGACTTGGAATATTCTTGGTGGGAGTGGTCAAGTCAGACAATCTAAGGCGCAGTTGAAGCAGTCCGTCATCAGCTACAATGATAATGTGCGTTCCATTGTCGCCAGCGTCCAGAAAAATGTTGCCAACTTACGACAGGCTCAAGAGATTATAAGGAGCCAACAGGCCAGCGTAGTGCAGGCTATGGAGGAACTACGCTTGGCACGTGAGCAATGCGACAGTGGTATAGGGACTCAACTGGAAGTTTTCGATGCCAAGATTAAATTACTCCAGTCACAAGCCGCTGTCCTTCAGGCACGGTTTGGTTATATCCAGGCCCTAGCACAGTATGAGTCCATACTTTCCCTCAATACCCTACACATAGAGCCCAGAGACCTCTTAACTGATAAAGAGAAACAGCGTTTTGAGAGAGCAATGGTACTGGATAAAACCCTTCCGATTGTGCAGGCAATGCGTTTAAGCGAGTAA
- the pheA gene encoding chorismate mutase, whose protein sequence is MADILPISQQQETTSVGIPTKLQTLREQIDAVDTQILSLLSQRVTTVRRIGDLKRQEGLPIYAPDREEKLLRHLAEKNESALSAASVHAIYREIISACRALEKEITVACLGLIAGITHQAARRRFGSAVKYTFFQEASEVFRRVSESEADCGVIPVGSTEVKNLAVAQVLSDLARTELSICAEILLDSREGEQRDRFLVLSRIPTSPSGSDRTLLLLRLENKPEALAVLEPLKGRSIALGPLASQPATGKRDTEDLLFLMEAEGHSTQLQAKNCLLEQLSRCCLTMKILGSYPKGGAIAS, encoded by the coding sequence ATGGCTGATATACTACCCATTAGCCAACAGCAGGAAACCACCTCTGTAGGAATCCCTACTAAGTTGCAGACCCTAAGAGAACAAATCGATGCAGTAGACACGCAGATTCTATCGCTTTTAAGCCAACGTGTCACCACGGTCCGCAGGATAGGGGATCTGAAACGTCAGGAGGGTCTTCCTATCTATGCTCCCGATAGGGAGGAAAAATTGCTTCGCCACTTGGCGGAGAAAAATGAAAGTGCCTTATCTGCAGCTTCAGTTCATGCTATCTATCGAGAAATTATTTCCGCCTGCCGCGCCTTAGAGAAGGAGATAACGGTAGCCTGTTTAGGACTGATAGCTGGAATTACTCATCAGGCAGCGCGCCGCCGTTTTGGTTCCGCTGTAAAATATACCTTTTTTCAGGAAGCCTCGGAAGTGTTCAGAAGAGTCTCTGAAAGTGAAGCGGACTGCGGAGTAATCCCTGTCGGCTCTACCGAAGTAAAAAACTTGGCAGTAGCACAAGTACTAAGCGACTTAGCAAGGACCGAGCTAAGCATATGCGCAGAAATCCTACTAGATTCTAGAGAGGGAGAGCAGAGAGACCGGTTTTTAGTCCTCAGTCGTATTCCGACCTCTCCTTCAGGATCAGACCGCACCCTACTCCTGCTTCGCCTAGAAAACAAACCTGAGGCGCTAGCCGTCCTAGAGCCCCTTAAAGGGCGTTCCATTGCTCTTGGACCACTGGCTAGCCAACCGGCCACCGGGAAGAGAGATACTGAGGATCTTCTCTTCTTGATGGAAGCAGAAGGACACAGCACGCAGCTACAAGCCAAAAACTGCCTGCTAGAGCAGCTGTCTAGATGCTGTCTGACCATGAAGATTCTGGGTAGCTACCCCAAAGGCGGCGCGATAGCATCGTGA
- the raiA gene encoding ribosome-associated translation inhibitor RaiA — protein sequence MPMHIHLSPRHLVLTAAIHSYVANKISHLEEMTEQILAAHVVLLHDETRTKKYVIKVHLAIPGPDIYAEDAEDDLYAAIDKVSTKLARLLRKRKTRIQEREKHISQLSKEGSKRGYKRR from the coding sequence GTGCCTATGCACATTCATCTTAGTCCTCGGCATCTAGTCCTGACGGCCGCCATCCATTCGTATGTAGCAAACAAAATTTCCCACTTGGAAGAGATGACAGAGCAGATCTTAGCAGCCCACGTAGTTCTTCTTCATGACGAGACACGAACGAAAAAATATGTGATTAAGGTTCACCTAGCAATTCCAGGTCCAGACATTTACGCAGAAGACGCTGAGGACGACCTTTATGCTGCCATTGATAAAGTCTCCACAAAACTAGCAAGGCTTTTGCGTAAGCGTAAGACAAGAATCCAAGAACGGGAGAAGCACATTTCGCAACTTTCCAAGGAGGGTAGCAAGCGTGGGTACAAGAGACGATAG
- the ruvB gene encoding Holliday junction branch migration DNA helicase RuvB, with translation MKSPQETSRTSLESLRPSVFEQFYGQEKTVGRLQLMVEAAQKRGDVLRHILLSGPPGLGKTTLANIIGGAVGTSVKTTSGPLLERAGDLAGLLADIPHGGVLFIDEIHRLQPAIEEYLYPAMEDFRLDIVIDQGPSARSIRLNLSKFTLVGATTRSGMISSPLRSRFDMICRLDYYGVAHLQKIVERSASLLDIVVDAASALEIARRSRGTPRIANNLLYWVRDYAQVRFSGTVTREIAARALTMLEIDEEGVDRMDKHILRVIIDKFNGGPVGISSLAVAVGEEAGTLEEVHEPYLIMQGYLQRTAQGRVATARAYQKVGMSPPPLVPYKSTKRKNVNFHLQ, from the coding sequence GTGAAAAGTCCTCAAGAAACATCTAGGACGTCGCTGGAGTCTCTGCGTCCCTCTGTATTTGAACAGTTTTATGGCCAAGAAAAAACTGTGGGGAGATTGCAACTAATGGTAGAGGCCGCACAGAAGCGTGGGGATGTTCTGCGACACATCCTTTTGAGTGGCCCGCCCGGTCTAGGGAAAACTACGCTGGCCAATATTATTGGCGGGGCCGTAGGGACTAGCGTGAAGACTACTAGCGGGCCCCTACTTGAAAGAGCTGGAGACCTTGCGGGACTCCTAGCGGATATACCACATGGGGGAGTATTGTTCATTGACGAAATACACCGTTTACAACCTGCCATTGAGGAGTATCTCTATCCCGCTATGGAAGATTTCAGGTTAGATATCGTTATTGATCAAGGTCCCAGTGCACGCAGTATCCGCCTCAATCTTTCCAAGTTCACCCTTGTTGGTGCTACCACCCGTTCTGGGATGATTTCATCCCCACTGCGCTCTCGATTTGATATGATCTGTAGGTTAGATTACTATGGCGTCGCTCATTTACAAAAGATTGTGGAGCGTAGTGCTAGCTTGCTAGACATCGTTGTCGATGCAGCTAGCGCCCTAGAGATTGCCCGTCGTTCCCGTGGCACCCCACGTATCGCTAACAATTTGCTTTACTGGGTGCGGGATTACGCCCAAGTTCGGTTTTCTGGCACTGTTACTCGGGAGATAGCTGCTCGGGCTCTGACAATGCTAGAAATTGATGAGGAAGGTGTTGACAGAATGGATAAACACATCCTGAGGGTCATCATCGACAAGTTTAATGGAGGGCCTGTCGGGATTAGTTCGCTTGCAGTGGCTGTTGGGGAAGAAGCAGGAACGTTAGAAGAGGTGCATGAACCATACCTAATCATGCAGGGCTATCTTCAACGAACGGCTCAAGGGCGTGTCGCCACTGCACGTGCCTACCAGAAGGTAGGGATGTCCCCTCCACCTCTCGTACCCTATAAGTCCACAAAGAGGAAAAATGTAAACTTCCATCTTCAGTAG
- a CDS encoding indole-3-glycerol-phosphate synthase translates to MTFLEEILKTVQEELSSSKIQRTSGDLRSMVADAPPVIALDQKLRGSFCLVAEIKEKSPSVGPMREENVKSAPEAYEESSIVRAISVLTNFSYFGMSIQKLGAIRKNSLKPILRKDFIVDEYQIWEARAFGADALLLMANVLDAPRLCGFYDLCRELGMEALFEVHTEEEIHLLPPDAQIVGINSRRFKDKRGFVGITGMSRKDLSINLDTFQLVERLPAATIHVAESGLSPSTLGRVRGKFQAALVGTALLRDSLGVRASLSDFEKQLSPASGTTISSML, encoded by the coding sequence ATGACCTTTCTTGAAGAAATCTTAAAAACTGTACAGGAAGAGCTCAGTTCGTCGAAAATACAGCGCACGTCCGGGGACTTACGGTCGATGGTGGCAGACGCACCACCAGTCATTGCGCTGGATCAGAAATTGAGAGGTAGTTTTTGTCTCGTTGCTGAAATTAAAGAAAAATCTCCCAGTGTAGGGCCCATGCGTGAGGAGAATGTTAAAAGTGCACCAGAAGCCTATGAGGAGTCCTCTATTGTGCGTGCCATCTCCGTGCTCACAAATTTTTCCTACTTTGGCATGTCCATCCAGAAACTAGGAGCAATCCGCAAGAATTCCTTGAAACCGATTTTACGCAAGGATTTCATCGTAGATGAATACCAAATTTGGGAAGCCCGCGCCTTTGGCGCAGACGCTTTGCTACTAATGGCAAATGTTCTGGACGCCCCACGCCTGTGTGGCTTCTATGATCTATGCCGAGAATTAGGTATGGAAGCCCTTTTCGAGGTCCATACCGAAGAGGAAATCCACCTCCTTCCACCAGATGCACAAATAGTGGGAATTAACAGCAGAAGATTTAAAGATAAAAGAGGTTTCGTTGGGATTACGGGCATGTCAAGGAAAGACCTTAGCATAAACTTAGACACCTTTCAGCTCGTTGAGAGGCTACCGGCGGCAACTATCCACGTGGCGGAGAGTGGACTTTCTCCTTCTACACTTGGCCGTGTACGTGGGAAATTTCAGGCTGCTTTAGTCGGCACTGCGCTGCTTCGTGACAGCCTAGGGGTACGAGCTAGCCTCTCAGATTTTGAAAAACAGCTCTCCCCCGCGAGCGGCACCACTATTAGCTCGATGCTATAG
- a CDS encoding divalent-cation tolerance protein CutA codes for MIRLVLTTFPSPVQARRTARQLVQARLAACGTLLPRAISIYTWNGNLEENRECLLLLKTTSDYVERLQAAIQRMHPYSVPEILSFEADSCLAAYAAWVKQSLATQSEGA; via the coding sequence ATGATCCGGCTCGTTCTGACAACATTCCCAAGTCCTGTTCAGGCTAGACGAACTGCGCGCCAGCTAGTGCAGGCTCGTCTGGCAGCCTGTGGCACCCTCCTCCCAAGGGCAATTTCCATCTATACTTGGAATGGAAATCTGGAAGAGAATCGGGAATGCCTACTTCTGCTAAAGACTACCTCGGACTATGTGGAAAGACTACAGGCTGCAATTCAGAGAATGCATCCCTATAGTGTGCCAGAAATCCTGTCCTTTGAGGCAGATTCCTGCCTTGCGGCCTATGCTGCGTGGGTCAAACAGTCTCTCGCTACTCAGAGTGAAGGGGCGTAA
- the mnmA gene encoding tRNA 2-thiouridine(34) synthase MnmA yields MHASQNSKVFKVFTRPIAGRSKRVLVGMSGGVDSSVAAYLLKEEGWSVVGITMKVWPQDCLSRAEDKCCGPQAVADARGVAHILGIPHYVVDEAVDFERLVIDYFSREYRAGRTPNPCIMCNEKIKFGNLWEKAKLLGADYIATGHYASVHHTEAGALLCKGTDPSKDQSYFLFSLSQEQLKRVLTPLGGMTKAEVRGIARQLGMKVADKEDSQEICFVPNNDYKAFLQSHLGVHGLQAGGIYDTSGKYLGPHNGIEMYTVGQRKGLPGGSPQPLYVVDIDPAHSRVIVGFETELIQKEFEVEGVNWLGVPLEGGMEASVKIRSTHRGTMAVLYPMDGKRALVRLQEPQRAIAPGQAAVFYHHDQVKGGGWICRKKMPA; encoded by the coding sequence ATGCATGCCAGTCAGAATTCGAAGGTTTTTAAAGTTTTTACTCGTCCGATAGCAGGACGCAGCAAGCGTGTGCTAGTTGGTATGAGCGGCGGGGTAGATTCCAGCGTCGCCGCATATTTGCTGAAGGAAGAGGGCTGGTCAGTAGTTGGGATTACTATGAAAGTCTGGCCGCAGGACTGTTTATCTCGCGCGGAAGATAAATGTTGCGGACCACAGGCAGTTGCAGATGCACGCGGGGTAGCACATATTCTTGGTATACCTCACTACGTAGTGGACGAGGCTGTGGATTTCGAGCGTTTAGTGATTGACTATTTCTCCAGAGAGTATCGCGCAGGGCGCACACCTAACCCGTGCATTATGTGCAACGAGAAAATTAAGTTTGGGAATCTCTGGGAAAAAGCTAAGCTTCTGGGGGCTGACTATATCGCCACCGGACACTACGCTAGTGTCCACCATACAGAAGCCGGGGCCCTACTGTGCAAGGGAACGGATCCATCTAAGGATCAGTCCTATTTTCTCTTCAGTCTTTCCCAAGAGCAACTTAAGAGAGTTTTGACCCCCCTGGGGGGGATGACTAAAGCGGAAGTTCGCGGCATTGCGCGTCAACTAGGCATGAAAGTTGCAGATAAAGAGGATAGCCAGGAAATATGTTTCGTACCTAACAATGACTACAAAGCTTTCCTCCAAAGTCACCTGGGTGTGCATGGGCTCCAGGCGGGGGGCATCTACGACACTTCCGGCAAATATCTAGGGCCTCACAATGGGATTGAAATGTATACCGTTGGCCAACGCAAGGGCCTTCCAGGAGGGTCTCCACAACCTCTGTATGTCGTGGATATTGACCCCGCCCATTCGAGGGTCATTGTAGGGTTTGAGACAGAACTGATTCAAAAAGAATTTGAGGTCGAAGGGGTGAACTGGCTTGGAGTTCCTCTAGAGGGGGGTATGGAAGCGAGTGTTAAAATTCGATCTACTCACCGTGGAACGATGGCTGTATTGTATCCAATGGATGGCAAGCGTGCTCTGGTGCGATTGCAAGAACCGCAGCGTGCGATTGCTCCAGGCCAAGCCGCTGTTTTCTACCATCACGATCAGGTAAAAGGTGGTGGTTGGATTTGTCGCAAAAAAATGCCAGCATGA